A single Coregonus clupeaformis isolate EN_2021a chromosome 39, ASM2061545v1, whole genome shotgun sequence DNA region contains:
- the LOC121554506 gene encoding HAUS augmin-like complex subunit 6 isoform X2, whose amino-acid sequence MSNIQRTNGKYLWWSLLGLGFQPEVAASSGASKANVKHIILGPNMFDKPNKDAFYIVTHFLLEKLNPTRSHDAYRHCWPVLDHKADAEFRKVTCAWLRDLMDEQGSTVPKVVASLFLSPGGPKFVNLMLHLANYIELQEMKTFSTDGTWVPEAAAAPASSVQMALKRFQLVKTRFLRGAVEQDRMLQEYQRQAQSQVKSLRDLRAEDAKYDDLLKCRKKEADKEETPQAEKIQKVRSLWSSMDRVLSTLEEERRVVECVIRGDVVQYTLDGTGLALKIPRVLLERIEQLSHLSGVGSVYEAGQLNLLSMLELLHQALGLLGEERAKIAGHTPIAQLHPLLLQERNLQMARALDDLRLMRKRISKEEIPEVKSVIRKLEMEWDQKWADCLKCTPLTSFLNEDPALDFLCPMAPLSFEPATEASFKSSVFSQYPAKLPKFSEEKLAETDSIPMETVTKMDSALKRVVSSPLMTPLRVLCETPLAVPVKAPSPSPLPASVRKTPCASPKVSAVKKKAQILDSEFDNLANQFAEAVTTSPGNRSLRGLALGDLLSTLGTDPFSTRKQIPRTPESLILDVKSSWRRAVEEGEAQKARLSGKFDGDCILRHLTPLCEVQETSLSPDVHSLSKSLDTATNVYSIAAPQQASLMSTLPWDSSNMEALHSLSSSDVVQFSIDQEAFPEQFSIDQETLPELPANDSSFLSSSDSRDTSNAEEEELLLPTETEPALLVAHRRLDKIQQAFREASFMDRHQGVQEPFPPQHDERSLDSRDWLMATSLETAATVEVTDKVFSLDLDSLESPSPPRKEQFSLSQLLTFSPIDDL is encoded by the exons CAATATGTTTGACAAACCAAACAAGGATGCTTTCTACATAGTTACCCATTTCCTGTTAGAGAAACTCAACCCCACACGCTCCCACGATGCATACAG GCATTGCTGGCCAGTGTTGGACCATAAAGCAGATGCTGAATTCCGTAAGGTGACCTGTGCTTGGCTGCGAGATCTAATG GATGAGCAGGGCAGCACAGTTCCCAAAGTGGTGGCGTCACTGTTCCTCTCGCCTGGTGGTCCCAAGTTCGTCAACCTGATGCTCCATCTAGCCAATTATATTGAGTTGCAGGAGATGAAGACATTTTCTACAG ATGGCACGTGGGTCCCAGAGGCGGCGGCAGCCCCTGCCTCTTCTGTGCAAATGGCGCTGAAGCGGTTTCAGCTGGTCAAAACCAGATTCCTGAGGGGAGCTGTGGAGCAGGACCGGATGCTGCAGGAGTACCAGAGGCAGGCCCA ATCTCAAGTGAAGTCTTTGCGGGATTTGAGGGCTGAAGATGCAAAGTATGATGATTTGCTCAA GTGTCGCAAGAAAGAAGCTGACAAGGAGGAAACTCCTCAAGCTGAGAAGATTCAAAAG GTGCGCTCCCTGTGGTCATCCATGGACAGAGTGCTGTCCACCCTGGAGGAGGAGCGGCGCGTGGTGGAGTGTGTCATCAGGGGAGATGTGGTCCAGTACACCCTGGACGGGACGGGCCTGGCCCTCAAAATCCCCCGGGTTCTGCTGGAGCGGATAGAGCAGTTATCCCACCTG tcggGTGTGGGCAGTGTGTACGAGGCAGGCCAGCTGAACCTCCTCAGCATGCTGGAGCTGCTCCACCAGGCCCTAGGCCTCCTGGGGGAGGAGAGGGCCAAGATAGCAGGACACACCCCCATTGCTCAGCTCCACCCCCTGCTCCTGCAGGAGAGAAACCTGCAGATGGCCCGCGCCCTGGATGACCTCCGACTCATGAG GAAGAGGATTTCAAAGGAGGAAATTCCAGAGGTAAAGAGCGTCATCAGGAAGTTGGAGATGGAGTGGGACCAGAAGTGGGCAGACTGTCTGAAATGCACGCCGCTGACCTCGTTTCTCAACGAGGATCCT gcCCTTGATTTTCTGTGCCCCATGGCTCCTCTGTCCTTTGAGCCGGCCACAGAAGCCAGCTTTAAATCCAGCGTTTTCTCCCAGTATCCGGCGAAGCTGCCCA AATTTTCTGAGGAGAAGCTTGCGGAGACTGACTCCATTCCAATGGAGACGGTTACCAAAATGGATTCTGCCCTCAAACG TGTGGTCTCTTCCCCACTGATGACTCCCCTCCGTGTACTTTGTGAAACTCCTCTGGCTGTCCCTGTCAAAGCTCCCTCACCAAGCCCCCTGCCG GCCAGTGTAAGGAAGACGCCTTGTGCATCCCCAAAGGTGTCTGCAGTGAAGAAAAAGGCTCAGATCCTGGACTCTGAGTTTGACAACTTGGCAAATCAG TTTGCAGAGGCTGTGACCACCAGCCCTGGCAACAGAAGTTTACGAGGACTTGCGCTAGGAGACTTACTCAGCACTCTTGGCACAGACCCTTTCTCCACCAGGAAGCAGATTCCACGGACCCCAGAGAGTTTGA TTCTGGATGTGAAGAGTTCCTGGCGAAGGGcggtggaggaaggagaggctcaGAAGGCCCGTCTGTCTGGTAAGTTTGACGGTGACTGCATCCTCCGGCACCTCACGCCCCTCTGCGAGGTACAGGAGACCTCCCTCAGCCCTGACGTGCACTCCCTGAGCAAGAGCCTGGATACTGCCACCAACGTTTACAGTATTGCAGCTCCCCAGCAGGCATCGCTCATGTCCACCCTGCCCTGGGACTCCTCCAACATGGAGGCTCTCCATAGCCTGAGCAGTAGCGACGTAGTCCAGTTCAGCATTGACCAAGAGGCATTCCCAGAGCAGTTCAGTATAGATCAGGAGACTCTCCCTGAGCTGCCTGCCAATGACAGCAGCTTCCTGAGCTCCAGTGACTCCAGGGACACATCCAACGCAGAGGAGGAAGAGCTGCTCCTTCCCACAGAGACTGAGCCAGCCCTACTGGTCGCACACAGGCGTCTGGACAAGATCCAGCAAGCCTTTAGAGAGGCCTCCTTCATGGACCGACACCAGGGGGTGCAAGAGCCCtttcccccacagcatgacgagAGGAGCCTGGATTCCAGAGACTGGCTGATGGCAACGTCACTGGAGACTGCAGCCACAGTTGAAGTAACGGACAAGGTATTTTCTCTGGATCTGGACAGTCTAGAGAGCCCTTCACCACCAAGAAAAGAGCAGTTTAGCCTCTCGCAACTGTTAACATTCTCCCCCATAGATGACCTGTAG
- the LOC121554506 gene encoding HAUS augmin-like complex subunit 6 isoform X1: MSNIQRTNGKYLWWSLLGLGFQPEVAASSGASKANVKHIILGPNMFDKPNKDAFYIVTHFLLEKLNPTRSHDAYRHCWPVLDHKADAEFRKVTCAWLRDLMDEQGSTVPKVVASLFLSPGGPKFVNLMLHLANYIELQEMKTFSTDGTWVPEAAAAPASSVQMALKRFQLVKTRFLRGAVEQDRMLQEYQRQAQSQVKSLRDLRAEDAKYDDLLKCRKKEADKEETPQAEKIQKVRSLWSSMDRVLSTLEEERRVVECVIRGDVVQYTLDGTGLALKIPRVLLERIEQLSHLSGVGSVYEAGQLNLLSMLELLHQALGLLGEERAKIAGHTPIAQLHPLLLQERNLQMARALDDLRLMRKRISKEEIPEVKSVIRKLEMEWDQKWADCLKCTPLTSFLNEDPALDFLCPMAPLSFEPATEASFKSSVFSQYPAKLPKFSEEKLAETDSIPMETVTKMDSALKRLCPPAVERVASLLPSVVSSPLMTPLRVLCETPLAVPVKAPSPSPLPASVRKTPCASPKVSAVKKKAQILDSEFDNLANQFAEAVTTSPGNRSLRGLALGDLLSTLGTDPFSTRKQIPRTPESLILDVKSSWRRAVEEGEAQKARLSGKFDGDCILRHLTPLCEVQETSLSPDVHSLSKSLDTATNVYSIAAPQQASLMSTLPWDSSNMEALHSLSSSDVVQFSIDQEAFPEQFSIDQETLPELPANDSSFLSSSDSRDTSNAEEEELLLPTETEPALLVAHRRLDKIQQAFREASFMDRHQGVQEPFPPQHDERSLDSRDWLMATSLETAATVEVTDKVFSLDLDSLESPSPPRKEQFSLSQLLTFSPIDDL, encoded by the exons CAATATGTTTGACAAACCAAACAAGGATGCTTTCTACATAGTTACCCATTTCCTGTTAGAGAAACTCAACCCCACACGCTCCCACGATGCATACAG GCATTGCTGGCCAGTGTTGGACCATAAAGCAGATGCTGAATTCCGTAAGGTGACCTGTGCTTGGCTGCGAGATCTAATG GATGAGCAGGGCAGCACAGTTCCCAAAGTGGTGGCGTCACTGTTCCTCTCGCCTGGTGGTCCCAAGTTCGTCAACCTGATGCTCCATCTAGCCAATTATATTGAGTTGCAGGAGATGAAGACATTTTCTACAG ATGGCACGTGGGTCCCAGAGGCGGCGGCAGCCCCTGCCTCTTCTGTGCAAATGGCGCTGAAGCGGTTTCAGCTGGTCAAAACCAGATTCCTGAGGGGAGCTGTGGAGCAGGACCGGATGCTGCAGGAGTACCAGAGGCAGGCCCA ATCTCAAGTGAAGTCTTTGCGGGATTTGAGGGCTGAAGATGCAAAGTATGATGATTTGCTCAA GTGTCGCAAGAAAGAAGCTGACAAGGAGGAAACTCCTCAAGCTGAGAAGATTCAAAAG GTGCGCTCCCTGTGGTCATCCATGGACAGAGTGCTGTCCACCCTGGAGGAGGAGCGGCGCGTGGTGGAGTGTGTCATCAGGGGAGATGTGGTCCAGTACACCCTGGACGGGACGGGCCTGGCCCTCAAAATCCCCCGGGTTCTGCTGGAGCGGATAGAGCAGTTATCCCACCTG tcggGTGTGGGCAGTGTGTACGAGGCAGGCCAGCTGAACCTCCTCAGCATGCTGGAGCTGCTCCACCAGGCCCTAGGCCTCCTGGGGGAGGAGAGGGCCAAGATAGCAGGACACACCCCCATTGCTCAGCTCCACCCCCTGCTCCTGCAGGAGAGAAACCTGCAGATGGCCCGCGCCCTGGATGACCTCCGACTCATGAG GAAGAGGATTTCAAAGGAGGAAATTCCAGAGGTAAAGAGCGTCATCAGGAAGTTGGAGATGGAGTGGGACCAGAAGTGGGCAGACTGTCTGAAATGCACGCCGCTGACCTCGTTTCTCAACGAGGATCCT gcCCTTGATTTTCTGTGCCCCATGGCTCCTCTGTCCTTTGAGCCGGCCACAGAAGCCAGCTTTAAATCCAGCGTTTTCTCCCAGTATCCGGCGAAGCTGCCCA AATTTTCTGAGGAGAAGCTTGCGGAGACTGACTCCATTCCAATGGAGACGGTTACCAAAATGGATTCTGCCCTCAAACG CCTTTGCCCTCCAGCTGTTGAGAGGGTTGCATCTCTTCTTCCTAGTGTGGTCTCTTCCCCACTGATGACTCCCCTCCGTGTACTTTGTGAAACTCCTCTGGCTGTCCCTGTCAAAGCTCCCTCACCAAGCCCCCTGCCG GCCAGTGTAAGGAAGACGCCTTGTGCATCCCCAAAGGTGTCTGCAGTGAAGAAAAAGGCTCAGATCCTGGACTCTGAGTTTGACAACTTGGCAAATCAG TTTGCAGAGGCTGTGACCACCAGCCCTGGCAACAGAAGTTTACGAGGACTTGCGCTAGGAGACTTACTCAGCACTCTTGGCACAGACCCTTTCTCCACCAGGAAGCAGATTCCACGGACCCCAGAGAGTTTGA TTCTGGATGTGAAGAGTTCCTGGCGAAGGGcggtggaggaaggagaggctcaGAAGGCCCGTCTGTCTGGTAAGTTTGACGGTGACTGCATCCTCCGGCACCTCACGCCCCTCTGCGAGGTACAGGAGACCTCCCTCAGCCCTGACGTGCACTCCCTGAGCAAGAGCCTGGATACTGCCACCAACGTTTACAGTATTGCAGCTCCCCAGCAGGCATCGCTCATGTCCACCCTGCCCTGGGACTCCTCCAACATGGAGGCTCTCCATAGCCTGAGCAGTAGCGACGTAGTCCAGTTCAGCATTGACCAAGAGGCATTCCCAGAGCAGTTCAGTATAGATCAGGAGACTCTCCCTGAGCTGCCTGCCAATGACAGCAGCTTCCTGAGCTCCAGTGACTCCAGGGACACATCCAACGCAGAGGAGGAAGAGCTGCTCCTTCCCACAGAGACTGAGCCAGCCCTACTGGTCGCACACAGGCGTCTGGACAAGATCCAGCAAGCCTTTAGAGAGGCCTCCTTCATGGACCGACACCAGGGGGTGCAAGAGCCCtttcccccacagcatgacgagAGGAGCCTGGATTCCAGAGACTGGCTGATGGCAACGTCACTGGAGACTGCAGCCACAGTTGAAGTAACGGACAAGGTATTTTCTCTGGATCTGGACAGTCTAGAGAGCCCTTCACCACCAAGAAAAGAGCAGTTTAGCCTCTCGCAACTGTTAACATTCTCCCCCATAGATGACCTGTAG